A genome region from Thermomonospora amylolytica includes the following:
- the aceE gene encoding pyruvate dehydrogenase (acetyl-transferring), homodimeric type → MASGRQRFSIISDGLPSQLPDVNPDETREWLESLDTVLKTEGRTRARYIMLRLLERAREQQVGVPGLRSTDYINTIPPEREPWFPGDEHIERRIRAYIRWNAAVMVSRGNRPQLGVGGHIATYASAASLYEVGFNHFFRGKDHGESGDQVFIQGHAAPGIYARAFLEGRLTEQHLDGFRQEISHPGGGLSSYPHPRLMPDFWEFPTVSMGLTAINSIYQARFNRYLYNRKIKDTSRSHVWAFLGDGEMGEPESLGAIGLAAREELDNLTFVVNCNLQQLDGPVRGNGKIIQELEAFFRGAGWNVIKVIWGRDWDPLLAKDVDGVLVNKMNTTPDGQFQTYTVESGAYIREHFFGDDPRLRKMVEHLSDDDIRRLSRGGHDYRKLYAAFKAAREHVGQPTVILTHTIKGWTLGPDFEARNATHQMKKLTKAELKEFRDRLYLDIPDSALEGELPPYYHPGEDSEEIEYMRERRAALGGYLPKRVVRAKPLKLPGDAVYSELKKGSGKQNVATTMAFVRLLKDLIKDDDIGARFVPIAPDEFRTFGMDSLFPTAKIYSPHGQTYEAVDRKLLLSYKESAEGQLLHEGISEAGAMGSTIAAGTAYATHGVHMIPVYIFYSMFGFQRTGDSIWAMADQMGRGFLLGATAGRTTLTGEGLQHADGHSPLLAATNPACVYYDPAWAYELAVIMQDALRRMYGSTPEHPGGEDIFYYLTVYNEPYQQPPAPADLDTEGLLKGLYKYADAPAIEGRNGDVPRAQILASGVAMRWALQAQKQLAEDWGVAADVWSATSWTELRREALACDEWNLLHPDAEQRVPYVTRRLEGQPGPVVGVSDFMRAVPDQIAGWVPQGFTSLGTDGFGFSDTRAAARRHFHVDAASITLAVLHRLARQGDVKPDVLRQAIDRYRLDRPIDEVFAGTGQTAESSTGGEA, encoded by the coding sequence GTGGCTTCCGGACGCCAACGCTTTTCGATCATCAGCGACGGGCTGCCGAGCCAGCTCCCGGACGTCAATCCTGACGAGACCCGGGAGTGGCTGGAATCGCTCGACACGGTTCTCAAGACCGAAGGCCGCACCCGTGCGCGTTACATCATGCTCCGGCTGCTGGAGCGGGCCCGTGAGCAGCAGGTGGGCGTGCCCGGCCTGCGCAGCACCGACTACATCAACACCATCCCGCCGGAGCGGGAGCCGTGGTTCCCCGGCGACGAGCACATCGAACGCCGGATCCGGGCCTACATCCGCTGGAACGCCGCCGTCATGGTGTCCCGCGGCAACCGGCCGCAGCTGGGCGTCGGCGGGCACATCGCCACCTACGCCTCGGCCGCCTCGCTGTACGAGGTCGGGTTCAACCACTTCTTCCGCGGCAAGGACCACGGCGAGTCCGGCGACCAGGTGTTCATCCAGGGGCACGCCGCGCCGGGCATCTACGCCCGCGCGTTCCTGGAGGGCCGGCTCACCGAGCAACACCTGGACGGGTTCCGGCAGGAGATCTCCCATCCGGGCGGGGGCCTGAGCTCCTACCCGCACCCGCGGCTGATGCCGGACTTCTGGGAGTTCCCCACGGTGTCCATGGGCCTGACCGCGATCAACTCCATCTACCAGGCCCGGTTCAACCGCTACCTGTACAACCGCAAGATCAAGGACACCTCGCGGTCGCACGTGTGGGCGTTCCTGGGCGACGGCGAGATGGGCGAGCCGGAGTCGCTGGGCGCCATCGGGCTGGCCGCCCGCGAGGAGCTGGACAACCTGACCTTCGTGGTCAACTGCAACCTGCAGCAGCTCGACGGCCCGGTGCGCGGCAACGGCAAGATCATCCAGGAGCTGGAGGCGTTCTTCCGCGGCGCCGGCTGGAACGTGATCAAGGTCATCTGGGGCCGGGACTGGGACCCGCTGCTGGCCAAGGACGTCGACGGCGTGCTGGTCAACAAGATGAACACCACGCCGGACGGGCAGTTCCAGACCTACACCGTGGAGTCGGGCGCCTACATCCGCGAGCACTTCTTCGGCGACGACCCGCGGCTGCGCAAGATGGTCGAGCACCTGTCCGACGACGACATCCGCAGGCTCTCGCGCGGCGGGCACGACTACCGCAAGCTGTACGCGGCGTTCAAGGCGGCCCGCGAGCACGTCGGCCAGCCGACGGTGATCCTCACCCACACCATCAAGGGCTGGACGCTGGGACCGGACTTCGAGGCCCGCAACGCCACCCACCAGATGAAGAAGCTCACCAAGGCCGAGCTGAAGGAGTTCCGGGACCGGCTGTACCTGGACATCCCCGACTCGGCGCTGGAGGGCGAGCTGCCGCCGTACTACCACCCCGGAGAGGACTCCGAGGAGATCGAGTACATGCGGGAGCGGCGCGCCGCGCTCGGCGGCTACCTGCCCAAGCGGGTGGTGCGGGCCAAGCCGCTCAAGCTGCCCGGCGACGCGGTCTACAGCGAGCTGAAGAAGGGCTCCGGCAAGCAGAACGTGGCCACCACCATGGCCTTCGTCCGGCTGCTGAAGGACCTGATCAAGGACGACGACATCGGGGCCCGGTTCGTGCCGATCGCGCCGGACGAGTTCCGCACGTTCGGCATGGACTCGCTGTTCCCCACCGCCAAGATCTACTCGCCGCACGGGCAGACCTACGAGGCGGTGGACCGCAAGCTGCTGCTGAGCTACAAGGAGTCCGCCGAGGGCCAGCTGCTGCACGAGGGCATCAGCGAGGCCGGCGCAATGGGCTCGACGATCGCGGCGGGCACCGCGTACGCCACGCACGGCGTGCACATGATCCCGGTCTACATCTTCTACTCGATGTTCGGGTTCCAGCGGACCGGCGACTCCATCTGGGCGATGGCCGACCAGATGGGCCGCGGGTTCCTGCTGGGCGCCACCGCCGGGCGGACCACGCTGACCGGTGAGGGGCTGCAGCACGCCGACGGGCACTCGCCGCTGCTGGCCGCCACCAACCCGGCCTGCGTGTACTACGACCCGGCCTGGGCGTACGAGCTCGCGGTGATCATGCAGGACGCGCTGCGCCGGATGTACGGCTCCACGCCCGAGCACCCGGGCGGCGAGGACATCTTCTACTACCTCACCGTCTACAACGAGCCGTACCAGCAGCCGCCCGCGCCGGCGGACCTGGACACCGAGGGCCTGCTCAAGGGCCTGTACAAGTACGCCGACGCGCCCGCGATCGAGGGCCGCAACGGCGACGTGCCGCGCGCGCAGATCCTGGCCTCCGGGGTCGCCATGCGGTGGGCGCTGCAGGCGCAGAAGCAGCTCGCCGAGGACTGGGGGGTGGCCGCGGACGTGTGGTCGGCCACCTCGTGGACCGAACTGCGCCGCGAGGCGCTGGCCTGCGACGAGTGGAACCTGCTGCACCCCGACGCCGAGCAGCGGGTGCCGTACGTCACCCGGCGGCTGGAGGGGCAGCCCGGCCCGGTGGTCGGGGTGTCGGACTTCATGCGGGCGGTGCCGGACCAGATCGCCGGCTGGGTCCCGCAGGGGTTCACCTCGCTGGGCACCGACGGGTTCGGGTTCTCCGACACCCGGGCGGCGGCCCGCCGGCACTTCCACGTGGACGCCGCCTCGATCACCCTGGCGGTGCTGCACCGGCTGGCCCGGCAGGGCGACGTCAAGCCCGACGTGCTGCGCCAGGCCATCGACAGGTACCGGCTGGACCGGCCGATCGACGAGGTCTTCGCCGGCACCGGGCAGACCGCCGAGTCCAGCACCGGCGGGGAGGCCTGA
- a CDS encoding alpha/beta fold hydrolase: MTEIAHRRIPVNGLDMHIAEAGSGPLVLLLHGFPECWYSWRRQLVALAEAGFHAVAPDQRGYARTGGPEAVEEYTIHHLVGDAVALIAALGEEQAVVVGHDWGAPVAWHAALFRPDVVRGVVALSIPHRPRSSRPPVQVMREQLGEGFYMVAFQRPDLPEAGLERDLPDTFRRMLYAASGDAPMLVPILPDGGGFLDVCPAPDELPGWLTEEDIAVYAAEYAHSGFRGPVNWYRNLDRNWELTAAWHRAPITPPALYVAGERDMVLAGVKDRLHRMHDYVTDLRDIVLLPGCGHWTQQERPDEVNRELIAFLRSL; this comes from the coding sequence GTGACCGAGATCGCGCATCGCCGCATTCCCGTCAACGGACTCGACATGCACATCGCCGAGGCGGGCAGCGGCCCGCTGGTGCTGCTGCTGCACGGCTTCCCCGAGTGCTGGTACTCCTGGCGGCGCCAGCTGGTGGCGCTCGCCGAGGCCGGCTTCCACGCCGTCGCCCCCGACCAGCGCGGGTACGCCCGTACCGGCGGGCCCGAGGCGGTGGAGGAGTACACGATCCACCATCTCGTGGGGGACGCGGTCGCCCTGATCGCCGCGCTGGGGGAGGAGCAGGCGGTCGTCGTCGGCCATGACTGGGGCGCCCCGGTGGCCTGGCACGCGGCCCTGTTCCGCCCGGACGTCGTGCGCGGCGTGGTCGCCCTGTCGATACCGCACCGGCCGCGGTCCTCGCGCCCACCGGTGCAGGTGATGCGCGAGCAGCTGGGCGAGGGCTTCTACATGGTGGCGTTCCAGCGGCCCGACCTGCCCGAGGCCGGGCTGGAACGGGACCTGCCGGACACGTTCCGCCGGATGCTGTACGCGGCCTCCGGCGACGCCCCCATGCTGGTGCCGATCCTGCCGGACGGCGGCGGCTTCCTGGACGTGTGCCCCGCGCCGGACGAGCTGCCCGGCTGGCTCACCGAGGAGGACATCGCCGTCTACGCGGCCGAGTACGCCCACAGCGGCTTCCGCGGCCCGGTCAACTGGTACCGGAACCTGGACCGCAACTGGGAGCTGACCGCCGCCTGGCACCGTGCCCCGATCACCCCGCCCGCCCTCTACGTCGCCGGGGAGCGGGACATGGTGCTGGCCGGGGTCAAGGACCGGCTGCACCGCATGCACGACTACGTCACCGACCTGAGGGACATCGTGCTGCTGCCCGGCTGCGGGCACTGGACCCAGCAGGAGCGCCCCGACGAGGTCAACCGGGAGCTGATCGCGTTCCTGCGGAGCCTGTGA
- a CDS encoding secondary thiamine-phosphate synthase enzyme YjbQ, which produces MKSTVIRVRTGGTETVHDITAECASFVAEAGGDGLLHVFVPHATAGIALIELGAGSDDDLLAALGDLLPADDRWRHRHGSAGHGRSHVLPALVPPYATIPVLGGRMALGTWQSVALVDLNVDNPDRQVRLSFLAG; this is translated from the coding sequence ATGAAGAGCACGGTGATCCGGGTGCGCACCGGCGGCACCGAGACGGTGCACGACATCACCGCCGAGTGCGCCTCGTTCGTCGCCGAGGCCGGCGGGGACGGGCTGCTGCACGTGTTCGTGCCGCACGCCACCGCCGGGATCGCGCTGATCGAGCTGGGCGCCGGCAGCGACGACGACCTGCTGGCGGCGCTGGGCGACCTGCTGCCGGCCGACGACCGCTGGCGGCACCGGCACGGCTCCGCCGGGCACGGGCGCTCGCACGTGCTGCCGGCGCTGGTCCCCCCGTACGCGACGATCCCGGTGCTGGGCGGCCGGATGGCGCTGGGCACCTGGCAGTCGGTGGCGCTGGTGGACCTGAACGTGGACAACCCCGACCGCCAGGTCCGGCTGTCGTTCCTGGCGGGCTGA
- a CDS encoding DUF3052 domain-containing protein — MSATAGQAQSERSLAERLGFKPSQVVQEIGYDDDCDEELRRSIEAVTGNELVDEDYEDVVDVVVLWWRDEDGDLVDGLVDARTSLADGGHIWLLTPKAGREGHVEPSDIGESAPTAGLSQTSSMSAARDWSGTRLVAPKVRK, encoded by the coding sequence GTGAGCGCGACCGCGGGTCAGGCGCAGTCTGAGCGCAGCCTGGCCGAGCGGCTGGGCTTCAAGCCCAGCCAGGTGGTGCAGGAGATCGGCTACGACGATGACTGCGACGAGGAGCTGCGCCGCTCCATCGAGGCGGTCACCGGCAACGAGCTGGTCGACGAGGACTACGAAGATGTCGTCGATGTCGTGGTGCTCTGGTGGCGCGACGAGGACGGGGACCTGGTGGACGGGCTGGTGGACGCCCGTACGTCGCTGGCCGATGGCGGCCACATCTGGCTGCTGACGCCCAAGGCGGGCCGGGAGGGGCACGTGGAGCCCAGCGACATCGGCGAGTCGGCGCCCACCGCGGGCCTGTCCCAGACCAGCAGCATGAGCGCGGCCCGCGACTGGTCGGGCACCCGGCTGGTCGCCCCCAAGGTCCGCAAGTAG
- a CDS encoding toxic anion resistance protein: MNGTAGHGDDLVLTPPEPVAPIAPERAATIIPVDEATRAELDRRAAAYVEELVTVDPRSPEFLAKAGEIAALGDGEIRASARSANRMLQRTVASISGRDGGGQERVARGLVELRRTVEDLDPKDIGRVTGRRLLSRLPFGNALRDFVARYQSADANLNKIVMALRSGQDELRRDNAAIQGERTALWETMGRLQEYALLTQALDEALERRIGQVADPAKADALRADVLFPVRQKHQDLLTQLAVCAQGYLALDAVRRNNDELIKGVDRASSTTVSALRIAVTIAAALSNQKKVIDQVQALRGTTEDIIAANADMLASQSTDIQRIAAEPAVGAETLRRSFEQIYRTIDAVDSFKVQATDNMKATVEALGAELGRASAYLERAHERVGGDS, encoded by the coding sequence GTGAACGGGACCGCCGGGCACGGGGACGACCTGGTCCTCACCCCGCCCGAGCCGGTGGCGCCGATCGCGCCGGAACGGGCGGCCACGATCATCCCGGTCGACGAGGCCACCCGCGCCGAGCTGGACCGGCGGGCCGCCGCCTACGTCGAGGAACTGGTGACCGTGGACCCGCGGTCGCCGGAGTTCCTGGCCAAGGCCGGCGAGATCGCCGCGCTGGGCGACGGGGAGATCCGCGCGTCGGCGCGGTCGGCGAACCGGATGCTGCAGCGGACCGTCGCCTCGATCTCCGGCCGCGACGGGGGCGGCCAGGAACGGGTGGCCCGGGGGCTGGTGGAGCTGCGCCGCACGGTGGAGGACCTGGACCCCAAGGACATCGGGCGGGTGACCGGCCGCCGGCTGCTGTCGCGGCTGCCGTTCGGGAACGCGCTGCGCGACTTCGTGGCCCGCTACCAGAGCGCCGACGCCAACCTCAACAAGATCGTGATGGCGCTGCGGTCCGGGCAGGACGAGCTGCGCCGCGACAACGCCGCGATCCAGGGCGAGCGCACCGCGCTGTGGGAGACGATGGGCCGGCTGCAGGAGTACGCCCTGCTCACCCAGGCCCTCGACGAGGCACTGGAACGCCGCATCGGGCAGGTCGCCGACCCCGCCAAGGCCGACGCGCTGCGCGCCGACGTGCTGTTCCCGGTCCGGCAGAAGCACCAGGACCTGCTCACCCAGCTCGCCGTGTGCGCCCAGGGCTACCTGGCGCTGGACGCGGTGCGCCGCAACAACGACGAGCTGATCAAGGGCGTGGACCGGGCGTCGTCCACCACCGTGTCGGCGCTGCGGATCGCCGTCACCATCGCCGCCGCGCTGTCCAACCAGAAGAAGGTCATCGACCAGGTGCAGGCGCTGCGCGGCACCACCGAGGACATCATCGCCGCCAACGCCGACATGCTGGCCTCCCAGAGCACCGACATCCAGCGGATCGCCGCCGAGCCCGCGGTGGGGGCCGAGACGCTGCGCCGCTCGTTCGAGCAGATCTACCGGACCATCGACGCGGTCGACTCGTTCAAGGTGCAGGCGACCGACAACATGAAGGCCACCGTGGAGGCGCTGGGGGCCGAGCTGGGACGGGCGAGCGCCTACCTGGAGCGGGCGCACGAGCGGGTCGGCGGGGACTCGTGA
- a CDS encoding peroxiredoxin, giving the protein MAVGTGVGAGPGVGDVAPDFELRDQHGTPVRLSSLRGEHNVLLVFYPLAFSGVCTGELDVIRDELLPALGADTRVLAVSVDSMFALRAWADARDYAFGLLSDFWPHGAVARSYGVFDDERGVAVRGSFVVDREGVVRWKVVNAIGEARDIDEYRKALATL; this is encoded by the coding sequence ATGGCGGTCGGGACGGGCGTCGGGGCGGGCCCCGGGGTGGGGGACGTCGCCCCTGACTTCGAACTGAGGGACCAGCACGGCACCCCGGTGCGGCTGTCGTCCCTGCGCGGTGAGCACAACGTGCTGCTGGTGTTCTATCCGCTGGCGTTCAGCGGGGTGTGCACCGGCGAGCTGGACGTGATCCGCGACGAGTTGCTGCCCGCCCTCGGCGCGGACACGCGGGTGCTGGCGGTCTCGGTGGACTCGATGTTCGCGCTGCGCGCCTGGGCCGACGCGCGGGACTACGCCTTCGGGCTGCTGTCGGACTTCTGGCCGCACGGCGCGGTGGCCCGGTCGTACGGGGTGTTCGACGACGAACGGGGCGTGGCCGTGCGCGGCTCGTTCGTCGTCGACCGCGAGGGCGTCGTGCGCTGGAAGGTCGTGAACGCGATCGGCGAGGCGCGCGACATCGACGAGTACCGCAAGGCGCTCGCCACGCTGTGA
- a CDS encoding DUF1918 domain-containing protein, giving the protein MQATVGDRLHVHGNIVGQPDRSGEIIEVRGQDGAPPYVVRFDDGHTGLVFPGPDAVVEPKGTGRRVPQR; this is encoded by the coding sequence ATGCAGGCAACAGTGGGCGACCGGCTGCACGTGCACGGCAACATCGTCGGGCAGCCGGACCGCAGTGGCGAGATCATCGAGGTGCGCGGCCAGGACGGGGCGCCGCCCTACGTGGTGCGGTTCGACGACGGGCACACCGGGCTGGTGTTCCCCGGACCGGACGCCGTGGTGGAGCCCAAGGGCACCGGACGGCGTGTGCCGCAGCGCTGA
- a CDS encoding amidase family protein: MLPEEYRRLDATAVAALVTRRETSAVEVARAALARLAEADPRLRAFRTVTAGQALADAREVDRAVAGGRRPPLAGVPIGVKAWEGVDAPQTRRLRAAGCVVIGLTSVPRPTTEWQTWGHTDRGPTVNPWRADRSPGGSSAGSAAAVAAGVVPLATASDGAGSTRIPAAWCGVIGLKATGGRLPARDAAGLNVPGAMVRTARDAALHLSVLLGEGIGPGGPDRPVAVWSSTLGFTKVDPEQAEIARAAAGALRLTWRERPVRLRDPAPAWRALRGMPADPSAAEAARRTNDERLRELFAEADLLLTPTTPTPPHGHDGPGTAMTVGLTWGFNISGHPAISVPAGLAADGTPVGLQAVAGPGREDLLLRLAADLERLRPWPSPPG, from the coding sequence ATGCTCCCGGAGGAGTACCGGCGGCTGGACGCGACCGCCGTCGCGGCCCTGGTCACCCGGCGGGAGACGTCCGCCGTGGAGGTGGCGCGGGCGGCGCTGGCCCGCCTGGCCGAGGCCGACCCGCGGCTGCGGGCGTTCCGCACCGTCACCGCCGGGCAGGCGCTGGCGGACGCCCGCGAGGTCGATCGCGCCGTGGCGGGCGGGCGGCGCCCGCCGCTGGCCGGGGTGCCGATCGGCGTCAAGGCGTGGGAGGGGGTGGACGCCCCGCAGACCAGGCGGCTGCGCGCGGCGGGCTGCGTCGTCATCGGGCTGACCTCGGTGCCCCGTCCCACCACCGAATGGCAGACCTGGGGACACACCGACCGCGGCCCCACCGTCAACCCCTGGCGCGCCGACCGCTCTCCGGGCGGCTCCTCGGCCGGGTCGGCGGCGGCGGTGGCGGCGGGCGTCGTGCCGCTGGCGACCGCCAGTGACGGGGCGGGCTCGACGCGGATCCCGGCCGCCTGGTGCGGGGTGATCGGCCTCAAGGCCACCGGTGGGCGCCTGCCCGCCCGCGACGCCGCCGGGCTGAACGTGCCCGGCGCCATGGTCCGCACCGCGCGGGACGCCGCCCTGCACCTGTCGGTCCTGCTCGGCGAGGGCATCGGGCCGGGCGGGCCGGACCGGCCGGTGGCGGTCTGGTCGAGCACGCTGGGCTTCACTAAGGTCGACCCGGAGCAGGCCGAGATCGCGCGGGCGGCGGCCGGGGCCCTCCGCCTGACCTGGCGTGAGCGGCCCGTCCGGCTGCGCGACCCCGCACCCGCCTGGCGTGCCCTGCGGGGCATGCCCGCCGACCCGTCCGCCGCCGAGGCCGCCCGCCGGACCAACGACGAGCGGCTGCGCGAGCTGTTCGCCGAGGCGGACCTGTTGCTCACCCCCACGACGCCGACGCCGCCGCACGGGCACGACGGCCCCGGCACGGCGATGACGGTCGGCCTCACCTGGGGGTTCAACATCAGCGGGCATCCGGCCATCAGCGTCCCCGCGGGTCTGGCCGCCGACGGCACGCCGGTGGGGCTGCAGGCGGTCGCCGGTCCCGGCCGGGAGGATCTGCTGCTGCGCCTGGCCGCCGACCTGGAACGGCTGCGGCCCTGGCCGTCCCCGCCGGGCTGA
- a CDS encoding GDSL-type esterase/lipase family protein: MLRPVVPLTLATALTGLAGLTGAVLAAPGAAAEAAETAGAPVPARMVALGDSITRGFNACGWYVDCIGRSWSTGHDTAVRSHYLRLAAREPSLTPYNAAATGARVADLARQAQIAVDRRAQYVTILIGANDACAPTEERMTPVADFETRFRVGLRTLREGLPGAEVFVASIPDLRRLWQVGRGNAVARTAWARFGICQSMLARPLSASAADIARRERVRQRVIDYNAVLRRLCAQDARCRFDDDAVFDYRFTLAQVSKWDYFHPNGNGQAVLARVTYARSFWPAAVWASAR, encoded by the coding sequence ATGCTCCGTCCCGTCGTTCCCCTGACCCTGGCGACCGCGCTGACCGGGCTGGCCGGGCTGACCGGTGCCGTGCTCGCCGCTCCCGGTGCCGCCGCCGAGGCCGCCGAGACCGCCGGGGCGCCCGTTCCGGCCCGGATGGTCGCGCTGGGCGACTCCATCACCCGCGGGTTCAACGCCTGCGGCTGGTACGTCGACTGCATCGGCCGGTCCTGGAGCACCGGCCACGACACCGCCGTGCGCAGCCACTACCTGCGGCTGGCCGCCCGCGAGCCGTCGCTGACCCCCTACAACGCCGCCGCCACCGGGGCGAGGGTCGCCGACCTGGCGCGGCAGGCGCAGATCGCCGTCGACCGGCGGGCGCAGTACGTGACGATCCTGATCGGCGCCAACGACGCCTGCGCCCCCACCGAGGAGCGGATGACCCCGGTCGCCGACTTCGAGACCCGGTTCCGCGTCGGCCTGCGGACGCTGCGGGAGGGTCTGCCGGGGGCCGAGGTGTTCGTCGCCAGCATTCCCGACCTGCGGCGGCTCTGGCAGGTCGGCAGGGGCAACGCGGTGGCCCGTACCGCCTGGGCCAGGTTCGGGATCTGCCAGTCGATGCTGGCCCGCCCGCTGTCGGCCTCCGCGGCCGACATCGCGCGCCGTGAGCGCGTGCGCCAGCGGGTCATCGACTACAACGCGGTGCTGCGGCGGCTGTGCGCGCAGGACGCCCGCTGCCGGTTCGACGACGACGCGGTGTTCGACTACCGGTTCACGCTGGCGCAGGTCAGCAAGTGGGACTACTTCCACCCCAACGGCAACGGGCAGGCGGTGCTGGCGCGGGTGACCTACGCCAGGAGCTTCTGGCCCGCCGCCGTCTGGGCGTCCGCGCGTTGA
- a CDS encoding substrate-binding domain-containing protein: protein MIRRTAALVAALALAVSGCTGDPPDTEPREGLLRVLAGSELADMEPILEQAERETGVEVAITEIGTLDGAQQVVSGKADGRHDAIWFSSNRYLSLHPGAQARLGTATTTMMSPVVLGVRRSAAARLGWDRQAPTWAQVAEAAGQGRFTFGMTSPAASNSGFSALVGVTAALSGRGSALDAAGIDAVAPRLREFFEGQRLTAGSSGWLSDAYLRRQGSGVDGLINYESVLRSLNAAGRLPEPLVIVHPRDGVVTADYPLTLLASAPGHARDAHRRLAAYLRRPDVQRRIMTQLHRRPVNPEVSAAGFAPVPAELPFPARLDAVQALLGAYYDRIRRPSRTLYVLDTSGSMQGERIEQLRTALVALTGGAAGRFERFYNREEVTLIPFNGAPQTPLSYTVPADNPAPVLARIRDTAEGLKAEGGTAIYDSLLRAYEVADRQIARDPDRFTSIVLMSDGENTEGADSADFHARFAGLPERLRGVPVFPVLFGEAAAGEMERLAGLTGGRVFDARSQSLDVVFREIRGYQ from the coding sequence GTGATCCGCCGTACCGCCGCCCTGGTCGCGGCGCTGGCGCTGGCCGTCTCCGGCTGCACCGGGGACCCGCCGGACACCGAGCCGCGCGAGGGCCTGCTGCGGGTGCTGGCGGGCAGCGAGCTGGCCGACATGGAGCCGATCCTGGAGCAGGCCGAACGCGAGACCGGCGTCGAGGTCGCGATCACCGAGATCGGCACGCTGGACGGCGCGCAGCAGGTCGTGAGCGGCAAGGCCGACGGCCGCCACGACGCGATCTGGTTCTCCTCCAACCGGTACCTGTCGCTGCACCCGGGCGCGCAGGCCAGGCTGGGCACCGCGACCACCACGATGATGTCCCCGGTGGTGCTGGGCGTGCGCCGGTCGGCGGCGGCCCGGCTCGGCTGGGACCGGCAGGCCCCCACCTGGGCGCAGGTCGCCGAGGCCGCGGGGCAGGGGCGGTTCACGTTCGGGATGACCAGCCCGGCGGCGTCCAACTCGGGGTTCTCGGCGCTGGTGGGGGTGACGGCGGCGCTGTCGGGCCGGGGCAGCGCGCTGGACGCGGCCGGCATCGACGCCGTGGCGCCCAGGCTGCGGGAGTTCTTCGAGGGGCAGCGGCTCACCGCCGGGTCGTCGGGCTGGCTGTCGGACGCCTACCTGCGCCGCCAGGGCTCCGGGGTGGACGGGCTGATCAACTACGAGTCGGTGCTGCGGTCGCTGAACGCCGCCGGCCGGCTGCCGGAGCCGCTGGTCATCGTCCACCCGCGCGACGGGGTGGTCACCGCCGACTACCCGCTCACCCTGCTGGCGTCCGCGCCCGGCCACGCCCGCGACGCCCACCGGCGGCTGGCCGCCTACCTGCGCCGGCCGGACGTGCAGCGGCGGATCATGACACAGCTCCACCGCCGCCCGGTGAACCCGGAGGTCTCCGCGGCCGGGTTCGCGCCGGTGCCGGCGGAGCTGCCGTTCCCGGCGCGGCTGGACGCGGTGCAGGCGCTGCTGGGGGCCTACTACGACAGGATCCGCCGCCCCTCCCGCACCCTGTACGTGCTGGACACCTCCGGGTCGATGCAGGGGGAGCGGATCGAGCAGCTGCGGACCGCGCTGGTGGCGCTGACCGGCGGGGCGGCCGGGCGGTTCGAACGGTTCTACAACCGGGAGGAGGTCACCCTCATCCCGTTCAACGGCGCCCCGCAGACCCCGCTCTCCTACACCGTCCCGGCCGATAACCCCGCGCCGGTGCTGGCGCGGATCCGCGACACCGCCGAGGGCCTGAAGGCCGAGGGCGGCACCGCGATCTACGACAGCCTCCTGCGGGCCTACGAGGTGGCCGACCGGCAGATCGCCCGCGACCCCGACCGGTTCACCTCGATCGTGCTGATGTCGGACGGGGAGAACACCGAGGGCGCGGACTCGGCGGACTTCCACGCCCGGTTCGCGGGGCTGCCCGAGCGGCTGCGGGGCGTGCCGGTGTTCCCGGTGCTGTTCGGCGAGGCCGCGGCCGGGGAGATGGAGCGGCTGGCCGGGCTGACCGGGGGGCGGGTGTTCGATGCCCGCTCGCAGTCCCTCGACGTGGTGTTCCGGGAGATCCGTGGCTACCAGTGA